A single genomic interval of Flavihumibacter rivuli harbors:
- a CDS encoding FeoA family protein, with protein MVEHSFEAVMMKRLSDIEVGKTVVIKSFENNDIFLKLMEMGCVPGEKIRIDQVAPLGDPIAITVSGYNLSLRLDEAQNIFVEEIN; from the coding sequence ATGGTGGAGCATAGCTTTGAGGCTGTTATGATGAAACGCTTGTCAGATATCGAAGTAGGTAAAACAGTGGTGATCAAAAGTTTTGAGAATAATGATATTTTCCTGAAGTTGATGGAAATGGGATGTGTTCCCGGGGAGAAGATCAGGATTGACCAGGTTGCGCCATTGGGTGACCCGATCGCTATTACAGTTTCTGGCTATAACCTGAGCCTCCGCCTGGATGAGGCACAGAATATCTTTGTCGAAGAAATCAACTGA
- the ybeY gene encoding rRNA maturation RNase YbeY, which produces MMNKATDNIQFHYLDQRFHFPKRNEVKSFLNELFRKEKKKLEGLSFIFCSDEYLLEINRNYLQHDYYTDIITFDLSAPGQGTTGEIYISIDRVRDNAQNLNETFSYELHRVIFHGALHLCGYKDKTQQEEILMRKMEDKYLKLYFGK; this is translated from the coding sequence ATGATGAACAAAGCTACCGATAATATTCAGTTCCACTACCTGGACCAACGTTTTCATTTTCCTAAAAGAAATGAAGTAAAAAGCTTCCTGAATGAACTCTTCCGTAAAGAGAAAAAGAAACTGGAAGGTTTGAGTTTTATCTTCTGCTCCGACGAGTACCTCCTGGAGATCAACCGTAATTACCTTCAGCACGATTATTATACCGATATCATCACCTTCGACCTTTCTGCTCCCGGCCAGGGTACTACCGGGGAAATTTATATCAGCATCGACAGGGTGAGGGATAATGCCCAAAACCTGAATGAAACCTTCTCCTATGAACTGCACAGGGTGATCTTCCATGGCGCTTTGCACCTATGTGGGTACAAGGATAAAACCCAGCAAGAAGAGATATTGATGCGTAAGATGGAGGATAAATACCTTAAGCTATACTTTGGTAAGTAA